Proteins from a genomic interval of Mycobacterium conspicuum:
- a CDS encoding helix-turn-helix transcriptional regulator → MTPPIRGRDEELRAVREFGSSLAKRRGGSATSLDTRVVIVEGPPGIGKTRLLQEFIARADKGVRSLSGQAFEYQQTVPFAPLFMATLRADPPIGQASTLRRVHSADLRYLVVNDLQAAIGAAAAKTPIQIVLDDIHWADHATLMAVRSLTTGLAGAPVLWVLATRTGAGGPAVGTTVNLLHHDGARVLRLGAVEPTAVADIVADVVRAEADASLLSLADKAHGNPFLVMELILGLQEEGRISVAGGRASVSGRELPQRLTATMQERLDRLSADARRVVQVASVLPDSFSAGLLAEMLERRPIGLLSAVEEAVRADLLTEDEDGLRFRHDLLRQATRQSMPQSLRKAMERDVVAVLLAGGAAPVEVATQLARSAEVGDKAAIRALRQAAQSLAASDPSTAADISKRALQLLPWQHRARGPLVAETVVLLNQAMRYGEAQQLASATLSAGISAQEEADVRLGLSMLSPRPAGQRAEENRRALELASINDLTRTRHLGWLAYNLAMDGQTGDIRRAVDDALDAAALTDDVLTKVLAEASAAIVDCADGYAGRAEQALERLAVLTRSVEPGPVRHLAAINRAIVLLTLGQLDDAATSLAVSLRQARTQRNQMAVQLLTQIHALIHLAAGRLETARASVESLPEPERMTWTRIGGRIGLMVLARAGAHTNDRALLREVAINARDAHSAGGPGHRREAMAALAHLAWQRGDIAEAQRWLTDDFTLMQTPLWAVDLDHIVLAARVAAAAGDAGLRAQVLHAVKVLTREEPGAPLFNAVAQHARAILERDPDALIAAAKSLSELSRPLLHAAAAEDAGTELARANRTPEGLDQLNVAFETYLRCGATADAQRIGQALRAHGISRRVVGKPRPQTGIDSLTDSELKVVHLVAAGSTNREVAQRLYLSPHTVNSHLRSAFAKLGIRSRRELSRLINAHHEPVADEPSPN, encoded by the coding sequence GTGACGCCGCCGATTCGCGGTCGCGATGAAGAACTCAGAGCGGTTCGCGAGTTCGGTAGCTCCCTCGCCAAGCGCCGCGGCGGCTCAGCAACAAGCCTGGACACACGCGTCGTGATCGTCGAGGGTCCACCGGGCATCGGCAAAACGCGGCTGTTGCAGGAGTTCATCGCGCGTGCCGACAAGGGTGTGCGGTCGTTGTCGGGACAGGCCTTCGAGTATCAGCAAACCGTTCCGTTTGCCCCGTTGTTCATGGCGACGCTGCGTGCCGATCCGCCGATCGGTCAGGCCTCGACGCTGCGCCGCGTGCACTCGGCCGACTTGCGCTACCTGGTGGTCAACGACTTGCAGGCCGCGATCGGCGCGGCGGCGGCGAAGACACCGATCCAAATCGTGCTCGACGACATCCACTGGGCCGACCACGCGACGCTGATGGCCGTGCGGTCGTTGACGACGGGCCTTGCCGGCGCCCCGGTGTTGTGGGTGCTGGCCACCCGCACCGGCGCCGGGGGACCAGCGGTCGGCACGACCGTCAACTTGCTGCACCACGACGGCGCCCGGGTGCTGCGGTTGGGCGCCGTCGAGCCGACCGCGGTCGCCGACATCGTGGCCGACGTCGTGCGCGCCGAAGCGGACGCGTCGCTACTCAGCCTCGCCGACAAGGCCCACGGCAACCCGTTCCTGGTGATGGAGCTGATCCTCGGGCTGCAGGAAGAGGGCCGAATCAGCGTGGCGGGCGGGCGCGCCAGTGTCAGTGGGCGCGAGCTGCCGCAGCGGCTCACCGCCACCATGCAAGAGCGGCTGGACCGCCTCTCGGCCGATGCGCGCCGTGTCGTGCAGGTGGCTTCCGTTCTGCCCGACAGCTTCTCGGCGGGGCTGCTGGCCGAGATGCTCGAACGCCGCCCGATCGGGTTGCTCTCGGCGGTAGAGGAGGCGGTGCGGGCTGACCTGCTCACCGAAGACGAGGACGGGCTGCGGTTCCGCCATGACCTGCTGCGGCAAGCGACGCGACAGTCGATGCCACAGTCGCTGCGGAAAGCCATGGAGCGGGACGTCGTCGCCGTTCTCCTCGCCGGCGGAGCGGCGCCGGTCGAGGTGGCGACCCAACTCGCGCGCAGCGCCGAAGTCGGCGACAAGGCGGCCATCCGGGCGCTGCGACAAGCCGCGCAATCCCTCGCCGCCTCCGATCCGTCGACCGCGGCCGACATCAGCAAACGGGCCCTGCAATTGCTGCCCTGGCAGCATCGCGCGCGCGGGCCGTTGGTCGCCGAAACCGTGGTGCTGCTCAACCAGGCCATGCGTTACGGCGAGGCGCAACAACTGGCTTCGGCAACGCTTTCCGCCGGCATCTCGGCGCAAGAAGAGGCCGACGTTCGGCTGGGCTTGTCCATGTTGTCGCCGCGCCCGGCCGGTCAACGCGCCGAGGAAAACCGGCGAGCGCTGGAGTTGGCCAGCATCAACGACCTCACCCGGACACGGCATCTCGGCTGGCTGGCCTACAACCTGGCGATGGACGGCCAGACCGGTGACATCCGCCGCGCCGTCGATGACGCCCTGGACGCGGCGGCGTTGACCGATGACGTGCTGACCAAAGTGCTCGCCGAGGCTTCGGCGGCCATCGTGGATTGCGCCGACGGGTACGCCGGGCGCGCCGAGCAGGCACTCGAACGTCTCGCCGTCCTCACCCGCAGCGTCGAACCCGGTCCGGTGCGGCACCTGGCGGCGATCAATCGCGCCATTGTGCTCCTCACGCTCGGTCAGCTCGATGACGCCGCCACCAGCCTCGCGGTGAGCCTGCGCCAGGCCCGCACGCAACGTAACCAGATGGCGGTTCAGCTCCTCACCCAGATACACGCGCTGATCCATCTGGCCGCCGGCCGGCTGGAGACCGCGCGGGCCAGCGTCGAGTCGCTGCCCGAGCCGGAACGGATGACCTGGACACGCATCGGGGGACGGATCGGCCTGATGGTGCTCGCCCGGGCGGGCGCCCACACCAACGACCGCGCCCTGCTGCGCGAGGTCGCCATTAACGCGCGGGACGCGCATTCGGCGGGCGGACCCGGGCACCGACGCGAGGCGATGGCGGCTTTGGCGCATCTGGCATGGCAGCGCGGCGACATCGCCGAAGCGCAGCGCTGGCTCACCGACGACTTCACGCTCATGCAGACTCCGCTCTGGGCGGTCGACCTCGATCACATCGTGTTGGCCGCGCGGGTCGCGGCCGCCGCCGGTGACGCGGGATTGCGTGCACAGGTGCTGCATGCCGTGAAGGTGCTCACCCGCGAAGAGCCGGGGGCGCCGTTGTTCAACGCGGTGGCCCAGCACGCGCGGGCCATCTTGGAACGCGATCCCGACGCACTGATCGCCGCGGCCAAATCCCTGAGCGAGCTGTCGCGACCGCTGCTGCACGCCGCCGCCGCCGAGGACGCCGGCACGGAACTCGCGCGCGCCAACCGCACCCCCGAGGGCCTCGACCAGCTCAACGTCGCGTTCGAGACCTACCTGCGCTGTGGTGCGACCGCCGATGCTCAGCGGATCGGCCAAGCCCTTCGGGCGCATGGCATTTCACGACGCGTGGTCGGCAAGCCCCGCCCGCAGACCGGAATCGACAGCCTCACCGACAGTGAGCTCAAGGTCGTCCACCTGGTGGCTGCCGGTTCGACGAATAGGGAAGTGGCACAACGACTTTACCTGTCACCGCACACCGTCAACTCGCACCTGCGTAGCGCGTTCGCCAAGCTCGGAATCCGGTCGCGCCGGGAGTTGAGCCGCCTCATCAATGCCCACCATGAGCCGGTGGCTGACGAGCCATCGCCGAATTAG
- a CDS encoding nuclear transport factor 2 family protein produces MQIWELVAREQIRDTLARYNWSGDAGRIDGLTETFCAEGVLEIRGMAPLRGRSEIAAFLGNVTSNVVADADVKRIVRHNVANVLFTELTPEQAHVSSYFTVVTHIGLDHFGRYRDVLVPDGETWLIKHRKVSTDWAAPNSAMARQPPAHGGH; encoded by the coding sequence ATGCAGATCTGGGAATTGGTTGCCCGAGAACAGATCCGGGACACGCTTGCGCGATACAACTGGTCGGGTGACGCCGGGCGGATTGACGGCCTGACCGAAACATTCTGCGCCGAAGGCGTCCTGGAGATCCGCGGCATGGCGCCCCTGCGCGGGCGATCCGAAATCGCCGCCTTCCTCGGCAACGTGACAAGCAACGTCGTCGCCGATGCTGACGTCAAGCGGATCGTCCGACACAACGTCGCCAACGTGCTGTTCACCGAGTTGACGCCTGAGCAGGCGCACGTCTCGTCGTACTTCACCGTGGTGACCCACATCGGGTTGGATCATTTCGGCCGCTACCGCGATGTCTTGGTGCCTGACGGCGAAACCTGGTTGATCAAGCACCGCAAGGTGTCCACCGACTGGGCAGCGCCTAATTCGGCGATGGCTCGTCAGCCACCGGCTCATGGTGGGCATTGA
- a CDS encoding NYN domain-containing protein: MTEQGPTRVAVYLDFDNIVISRYDQVHGRNSFHRDKAKGLDDERLKMATVDVGAVIDFASSFGTLVLTRAYADWSADVNAAYHGQLVGRAVDLVQLFPASGYSKNGADIRLAVDAVEDMFRLPDLTHVVIVGGDSDYIALAQRCKRLGRYVVGIGVAGASSRSLAAACDEFVTYDALPGIPSSAPAPKADKRSRRTKASEPDDEPPATDPQAAATGLLERALRIGLEKEDADWLHNSAVKAQMKRMDPSFSEKSLGFKSFSDFLRSRSDLVDLDESSTTRMVRLHIDAGS, translated from the coding sequence ATGACCGAACAGGGCCCCACGCGCGTGGCGGTCTACCTCGATTTCGACAACATCGTGATCTCGAGGTACGACCAGGTGCACGGGCGCAACTCGTTTCACCGCGACAAGGCGAAAGGCCTCGACGACGAGCGACTCAAGATGGCGACCGTCGACGTCGGCGCAGTCATCGACTTCGCTTCGTCCTTCGGCACTCTCGTCCTCACCCGCGCCTACGCGGACTGGTCCGCCGACGTCAACGCCGCCTACCACGGCCAGCTGGTCGGCCGCGCCGTCGACCTGGTGCAACTCTTTCCGGCGTCGGGTTACAGCAAGAACGGCGCCGACATCCGGCTGGCGGTCGATGCGGTCGAGGACATGTTCCGGTTGCCCGACCTGACCCACGTGGTCATCGTGGGGGGCGACTCGGATTACATCGCGCTCGCCCAGCGCTGCAAGCGCCTCGGCCGCTATGTGGTGGGCATCGGGGTCGCCGGCGCCAGCAGCCGGTCACTGGCCGCCGCCTGCGACGAATTCGTCACCTATGACGCGCTGCCCGGGATACCCAGCAGCGCCCCGGCTCCCAAGGCCGACAAACGCAGCCGGCGCACGAAAGCATCCGAGCCGGACGACGAGCCGCCGGCCACCGATCCGCAGGCCGCCGCCACCGGGCTGCTCGAGCGTGCTCTGCGCATCGGGCTGGAAAAAGAAGATGCCGACTGGCTGCACAACTCCGCGGTCAAGGCCCAGATGAAGCGCATGGACCCGTCGTTCAGCGAAAAGTCGTTGGGGTTCAAGTCCTTCAGCGACTTCCTGCGTTCGCGCAGCGATCTCGTCGACCTTGACGAGAGCAGCACGACGCGCATGGTCCGCCTGCATATTGACGCCGGCTCATAG
- a CDS encoding DNA topoisomerase IB yields MRLRRSQLSEPGITRKRRGKGFCYYGPAGERLTDDTTLARIEGLVIPPAWQKVWISPQPNGHIQAVGTDAAGRRQYLYHPAWQQERAEEKFDRVLRLSTRLPAWRSSIARDLAGRGLTQERVLALALRLLDRGYFRAGGEEYADENESYGIATLLCEHVTVRRDAVEFDYPAKSGVRRTVEVEDPEVLRAVRSLLRRTGRTERLLVCRKGSDWVNIQADDLNARFKQLVGDDYTVKDLRTWHGTVLAAAAFADADPAVSQRVAKRVAAAVMREVADELGNTPAVARGSYVDPRVVTGYEQGMTIATAARRAERARRPEAAQEILEKATRTLIRRVAKGDSVSGRTDLAKTA; encoded by the coding sequence GTGCGATTGCGGCGCAGTCAGTTAAGCGAGCCGGGAATCACGCGCAAGCGCCGCGGCAAGGGTTTCTGTTACTACGGGCCGGCTGGGGAACGGCTGACCGACGACACCACTCTGGCGCGGATCGAAGGTCTCGTGATTCCACCGGCCTGGCAGAAGGTGTGGATCTCGCCGCAGCCCAACGGCCATATTCAGGCCGTCGGCACCGACGCGGCCGGGCGCCGGCAATACCTCTACCACCCGGCCTGGCAGCAGGAACGCGCCGAGGAGAAGTTTGACCGGGTCCTGCGATTGTCCACTCGGTTGCCGGCGTGGCGGTCCAGCATCGCCCGCGACCTTGCCGGCCGGGGCCTGACGCAGGAACGGGTGCTTGCCTTGGCACTGCGCCTGTTGGATCGCGGCTACTTTCGCGCCGGCGGCGAGGAGTACGCCGACGAGAACGAGTCCTACGGGATCGCCACCCTGCTGTGTGAACACGTGACGGTGCGCCGTGACGCGGTCGAATTCGACTACCCCGCCAAGAGCGGGGTCCGGCGCACCGTTGAAGTCGAGGATCCTGAGGTCCTCCGGGCGGTTCGGTCGCTGCTGCGCCGCACCGGCAGAACCGAGCGTCTTCTGGTGTGCCGCAAAGGTTCTGACTGGGTCAACATTCAGGCCGATGACCTCAACGCTCGATTCAAACAGCTCGTCGGTGACGACTACACCGTCAAGGATCTGCGAACCTGGCACGGGACGGTGCTGGCCGCCGCGGCGTTCGCCGACGCAGATCCCGCGGTCTCCCAGCGGGTCGCCAAGCGCGTTGCGGCCGCGGTGATGCGGGAGGTCGCCGACGAGTTGGGCAACACCCCAGCGGTCGCGCGCGGCTCGTACGTGGACCCGCGGGTTGTCACCGGTTACGAGCAGGGCATGACCATTGCCACCGCCGCACGGCGCGCCGAGCGCGCCCGCCGACCCGAGGCCGCCCAGGAAATCCTGGAGAAGGCCACTCGCACACTGATCCGACGAGTGGCGAAGGGCGACAGCGTATCTGGGCGTACCGACCTGGCCAAGACCGCGTGA
- a CDS encoding glycoside hydrolase family 15 protein: MDEQRPLAQRFPPHVLRQYAVLADGERGVVVGPRGDYCWMCMPRWHGAAVFGTLLGGAGVYAVAPDLPRFVWGGRYEPRSLIWRSRWVATDGIVECREALALPADEHTAVLLRRIHPVDGRSRMRIAVDVRADFGGHPMSDLSCAECRGEPVWTGRSGPYRFRWAGAADAQVCDDGSLQAVVDVAPGRDHDLVLEISEHELQEQPPRAEDAWNATEHAWAQEVPAITNTLADVDAQLAYAVLRGLTSSRGGMVAAATTSLPERAEQGRNYDYRYCWIRDQCYAGQAFAVGDYPLLDDAVRFVSERVLADGSKLRPAYSVDGGPPPREQDLDLPGYPGGHAKTGNWVADQFQLDSHGEALLLLAAAAERDRLDGTHWRAVETLVRTIEQRWREPDAGIWELDDRHWAHSRLTCAAGLRRVAAVAPPRQGAGWDHLADQLVTATGSDCLHPSGRWQRAPDDPGIDAALLLPSVRGAIPADDPRTVATLEAVRTELSEQGFVYRFRPHGQPLGTDEGAFLLCGFLAALADHQQGNDLAAVRWFERGRTACGPPGLFTEEYDVGQRQLRGNLPQAFVHALMLETAHRLAGPGPKGVTGQGS, from the coding sequence ATGGATGAGCAGCGTCCGCTGGCTCAGCGCTTCCCTCCGCACGTCCTGAGGCAATATGCCGTACTCGCCGACGGGGAGCGCGGTGTGGTCGTCGGCCCCCGCGGCGACTACTGCTGGATGTGCATGCCACGCTGGCACGGCGCAGCGGTGTTCGGCACGCTCCTCGGCGGCGCCGGCGTGTATGCCGTAGCGCCGGATCTGCCTCGGTTCGTGTGGGGCGGACGGTACGAACCACGGTCGTTGATCTGGCGTTCGCGGTGGGTCGCGACCGACGGAATAGTCGAATGCCGCGAGGCGCTGGCCCTCCCAGCCGATGAGCACACCGCGGTGCTGCTCCGCCGCATTCACCCCGTCGACGGGCGGTCGCGGATGCGCATCGCGGTGGACGTCCGCGCCGATTTCGGCGGCCACCCGATGTCCGACCTGTCTTGCGCTGAGTGCCGGGGCGAGCCGGTGTGGACCGGGAGGTCGGGCCCGTACCGATTCCGGTGGGCGGGAGCCGCCGACGCCCAGGTGTGTGACGACGGCTCGCTGCAGGCGGTGGTGGATGTCGCTCCAGGACGTGACCACGACCTCGTTCTCGAGATTTCCGAGCATGAGCTGCAGGAGCAGCCGCCCCGCGCGGAGGACGCCTGGAACGCCACCGAACACGCTTGGGCGCAAGAGGTTCCGGCGATCACGAACACGCTGGCCGACGTCGACGCTCAGCTCGCCTACGCGGTGCTGCGCGGCTTGACGAGCAGCCGCGGTGGGATGGTGGCCGCGGCGACGACATCCTTGCCGGAACGGGCCGAGCAGGGCCGAAACTACGACTACCGGTACTGCTGGATTCGAGACCAGTGTTACGCGGGCCAGGCATTCGCCGTCGGCGACTACCCACTGCTCGACGACGCCGTGCGCTTCGTCAGCGAACGCGTGCTGGCGGACGGTTCCAAGCTTCGGCCGGCCTATTCGGTCGACGGCGGTCCGCCGCCGCGTGAACAAGACCTCGATTTGCCGGGTTACCCCGGCGGCCATGCCAAGACCGGCAACTGGGTAGCAGACCAATTCCAGCTCGACAGTCACGGCGAGGCGCTGCTCTTGTTGGCAGCCGCGGCCGAGCGCGACCGCCTGGACGGCACGCACTGGCGAGCCGTCGAGACTCTGGTGCGGACGATCGAACAGCGATGGCGTGAGCCCGATGCCGGCATTTGGGAATTGGACGATCGGCATTGGGCGCATTCCCGGCTGACGTGTGCCGCCGGGCTGCGGCGGGTAGCGGCGGTGGCACCGCCACGGCAGGGTGCGGGGTGGGACCATCTGGCCGACCAACTCGTGACCGCCACTGGCTCGGATTGCCTGCATCCGAGCGGCAGATGGCAACGTGCTCCGGACGATCCAGGAATCGACGCGGCACTGCTGCTGCCGTCGGTTCGTGGCGCGATCCCGGCCGACGATCCGCGCACAGTCGCCACGCTGGAGGCGGTACGCACGGAGCTGTCCGAGCAAGGATTCGTCTATCGGTTCCGTCCGCACGGGCAACCACTCGGTACGGACGAGGGGGCCTTCCTGTTGTGTGGATTCCTTGCGGCGCTGGCGGATCATCAGCAGGGCAACGATCTGGCCGCGGTTCGCTGGTTCGAACGCGGCCGGACGGCCTGCGGCCCGCCCGGCCTTTTCACCGAGGAGTATGACGTGGGACAGCGCCAATTGCGCGGGAACCTTCCGCAGGCCTTCGTGCACGCGCTGATGCTCGAGACGGCGCATCGCCTCGCCGGACCCGGCCCGAAAGGCGTTACCGGCCAGGGTTCCTGA
- a CDS encoding oxidoreductase, whose amino-acid sequence MGAVIQRAWRRSRMYRILTFNGYVAFNVPRFVTALGSVLLLALAAVHAYVLVTTTPVPPYFTVYCAALITGCVCAVVAIGPAVKHVLPQHGWRLGGLVCVLYVGVYLATRAVSLPAVAALTGRWDFAPGTLAFACAGGFIALYGSVLVGINVAYPQRQDWRD is encoded by the coding sequence GTGGGCGCTGTGATTCAGCGGGCGTGGCGCCGTAGCCGGATGTACCGCATTCTGACGTTCAACGGCTATGTCGCCTTCAATGTGCCGCGGTTTGTGACCGCGTTGGGTAGCGTGCTCCTGCTGGCTCTGGCCGCGGTGCATGCCTACGTCCTCGTCACCACGACACCGGTGCCTCCGTATTTCACCGTCTACTGCGCGGCTCTGATCACCGGGTGTGTCTGCGCCGTGGTCGCGATCGGGCCGGCAGTCAAACATGTTTTGCCGCAACATGGTTGGCGTCTGGGTGGTCTCGTCTGCGTCCTCTACGTCGGCGTCTACCTGGCAACCAGGGCCGTCAGCCTGCCCGCAGTGGCGGCGCTGACCGGCAGGTGGGATTTCGCTCCCGGGACGCTGGCGTTCGCCTGCGCCGGTGGATTCATCGCCCTGTACGGGTCGGTGCTCGTGGGCATCAATGTGGCTTATCCGCAGCGGCAGGATTGGCGCGACTGA
- a CDS encoding molybdopterin-dependent oxidoreductase — protein MTPLDFPAWLRIDHWLNVLFVTLVIRSGIEILSTHPKLYWNEDSKPGTEWARFTRKVMPTDRLYDTLDEEEDYHPLISLPGRAQLGMGRHWHFFGVIGWILVGLSYYILLFATGQWHRYWPYSWAIFSDAWNDIVTYMTFSLPPLLPGEPLDAMQKLAYAGVVFVLAPFQILTGAAQSPAIEARFPWYVRMWGGRQWARSLHFIGLLAFLLFIVVHLSMVFFWGWGRPTATMIFGSARNTHWATALSLVIIGAIIAVHVAATLWSLRRPMSVQRILGAVVTHARLILLRPLNSRQNYPKSKLTQDHRVNGKPPTATAYKVMAVHNFVDWRLPVGGLVERPVTLDLAALRGLAEQQTQRVLHNCVQGWTSIGEWSGIPLAQLVQLVRPLPQARYICFLTMQDNSTDEPSSHGGGQFYEVIDLELAYKPQTLLAYQMNGKPLPIKHGAPLRLRVETQVGFKMAKWISQIEFVDDYSGIGKGKGGWREDNVYYDKDVEI, from the coding sequence ATGACGCCCCTCGACTTCCCGGCGTGGTTGCGAATCGACCACTGGCTGAACGTGTTGTTCGTGACGCTGGTCATCCGCAGCGGAATCGAGATCCTGTCTACCCACCCGAAGTTGTACTGGAACGAGGACAGCAAACCGGGCACCGAATGGGCACGGTTCACCCGCAAGGTGATGCCGACCGACAGGCTCTACGACACCCTCGACGAAGAGGAGGACTACCACCCGTTGATCTCGTTACCCGGGCGGGCGCAGCTCGGGATGGGCCGGCACTGGCACTTTTTCGGGGTGATCGGCTGGATTTTGGTGGGGCTGTCGTACTACATCCTGCTCTTCGCCACCGGTCAATGGCACCGGTACTGGCCCTACTCGTGGGCGATCTTTTCCGACGCCTGGAACGACATCGTCACGTACATGACGTTCAGCCTGCCGCCGCTGCTGCCCGGCGAACCGCTGGATGCCATGCAGAAGCTGGCGTACGCCGGGGTGGTCTTCGTTTTGGCGCCGTTCCAGATCCTGACCGGGGCCGCGCAATCCCCGGCGATCGAGGCGCGGTTCCCGTGGTATGTGCGGATGTGGGGTGGCCGGCAATGGGCCCGCTCCCTGCATTTCATCGGTTTGCTCGCGTTTCTGTTGTTCATCGTGGTCCACCTGTCGATGGTGTTCTTCTGGGGCTGGGGGCGGCCCACCGCAACCATGATCTTCGGCTCGGCACGCAACACCCACTGGGCGACGGCGCTGTCACTGGTGATCATCGGCGCGATCATCGCCGTCCACGTCGCGGCGACCCTGTGGAGCCTGCGACGGCCCATGTCGGTCCAGCGGATACTGGGCGCGGTGGTCACCCACGCGCGACTGATCCTGTTGCGGCCCTTGAATTCCCGGCAGAACTATCCGAAGAGCAAACTGACGCAAGACCATCGGGTCAACGGCAAGCCGCCGACCGCCACCGCCTACAAGGTCATGGCGGTGCACAACTTCGTGGATTGGCGACTGCCGGTCGGCGGGCTGGTGGAACGGCCCGTGACGCTGGACTTGGCGGCGCTGCGTGGCCTGGCGGAGCAACAGACGCAACGGGTGCTGCACAACTGCGTTCAGGGCTGGACCAGCATCGGCGAATGGAGCGGAATCCCGCTGGCCCAACTTGTCCAGCTGGTGCGACCCTTGCCGCAGGCCCGCTATATCTGCTTCCTCACCATGCAGGACAACAGCACCGACGAACCCAGCTCGCACGGCGGGGGACAGTTCTACGAGGTCATCGATCTCGAACTGGCATACAAGCCGCAGACCCTGCTCGCCTACCAGATGAATGGCAAACCGCTACCGATCAAGCACGGCGCACCCTTGCGGTTGCGTGTGGAAACCCAGGTGGGTTTCAAGATGGCCAAATGGATCAGCCAGATCGAGTTTGTCGACGACTACTCCGGCATCGGCAAGGGCAAGGGCGGCTGGCGCGAGGACAACGTCTACTACGACAAGGACGTGGAGATCTGA
- a CDS encoding YncE family protein, whose protein sequence is MAVTRIQTTLHDPVWSYTRHTVIAPTDDDRLAEISDLGAPEAHTRLSAPMAVGRNIQISGSDNSRVFVPEPARNRVAVVDLASLQQVEDFDAGPAPAVLAEDRGMRILLALSADGSSVTPVDVEGFRKLATARFGQPATAIDGANRGRDIEYHLYGPSGIRFYKGPSSPPEKRGDLDLDVATAAGDGTKVTRSYVADQGRTVLYAVDSRRGGEGLQVVGRAQVPSPIRYLGTDDTRIYAATDAGVVVFDSATVTGYPHGKITTLRTIDYRTSMPPGPAKTAPLSGMAVAQHRVYLTLKGQPFVISVGKPRL, encoded by the coding sequence GTGGCCGTTACGCGGATTCAGACGACCCTGCATGATCCGGTGTGGTCGTACACCAGACACACGGTCATCGCACCCACCGACGACGACCGACTCGCCGAGATCAGCGATCTCGGTGCGCCAGAGGCCCACACCCGGCTCTCGGCGCCCATGGCCGTGGGCCGCAACATCCAGATCAGCGGAAGCGACAACAGCCGCGTCTTTGTGCCCGAGCCGGCCCGCAACCGCGTCGCTGTCGTCGACCTGGCCAGCCTGCAGCAGGTCGAAGACTTCGATGCGGGTCCCGCCCCGGCCGTTCTCGCCGAAGACCGCGGCATGCGCATCCTGCTGGCCCTGTCCGCGGATGGATCGTCGGTGACACCGGTGGACGTCGAGGGCTTCCGCAAGCTGGCGACCGCAAGGTTCGGCCAACCCGCCACCGCCATCGACGGCGCGAACCGTGGCCGCGATATCGAATACCACCTCTACGGGCCATCGGGCATCCGCTTCTACAAAGGGCCGTCGTCGCCCCCGGAGAAGCGTGGCGATCTCGACCTGGACGTCGCGACGGCGGCAGGTGACGGAACCAAGGTGACGCGGAGCTACGTCGCCGATCAAGGCCGCACAGTGCTCTACGCGGTGGACTCCCGGCGCGGTGGGGAAGGCTTGCAGGTTGTGGGTCGCGCGCAGGTGCCGTCGCCGATTCGCTACCTGGGCACCGACGACACCCGGATCTACGCCGCGACGGACGCGGGCGTGGTGGTGTTCGACTCGGCAACGGTGACCGGCTACCCGCACGGCAAAATCACGACGCTTCGCACCATCGACTATCGGACGTCGATGCCCCCCGGGCCGGCCAAAACCGCGCCCCTGTCGGGCATGGCCGTTGCGCAGCACCGGGTGTATTTGACCCTGAAGGGGCAGCCGTTCGTGATCAGTGTGGGCAAGCCGCGCCTATAA
- a CDS encoding DUF1360 domain-containing protein, whose protein sequence is MADRAGQEADTYRGDNPRPLGGYVAVLILYTALVAVTTVAAAVTGRKLPERWRLQDLITVSMGTHKLSRTLTKDAVTSPLRAPFSYYAGTGGPAEVQEESRQSGQLRHTLGELLTCPFCLDMWVATGFAIGLIFAPRFTRLIAGSFTALAGADFLQLAYAIAQRSAQG, encoded by the coding sequence ATGGCTGACCGGGCCGGGCAGGAGGCCGACACGTACCGCGGCGACAACCCCCGGCCACTGGGCGGGTATGTGGCGGTTCTGATCCTCTACACCGCGCTGGTTGCCGTCACGACGGTGGCGGCTGCGGTTACCGGGCGCAAGTTGCCGGAGCGGTGGCGTTTACAGGACCTGATCACGGTCAGCATGGGTACCCACAAGCTTTCGCGGACCCTGACCAAAGACGCGGTGACCAGCCCGTTGCGGGCGCCATTCTCCTATTACGCGGGGACCGGCGGGCCGGCCGAGGTGCAAGAAGAATCCCGGCAATCGGGGCAGTTGCGGCACACCCTGGGTGAGCTGCTGACGTGCCCCTTCTGCCTGGACATGTGGGTGGCCACCGGGTTCGCCATCGGATTGATCTTCGCGCCCAGATTCACCCGCCTGATCGCGGGCAGCTTCACCGCCCTGGCCGGAGCCGACTTCCTTCAGCTGGCCTATGCGATAGCGCAACGATCAGCCCAAGGCTGA